The segment gtattctgtattctttgACCGACTCGACAAAACCAGGCGCTTTCAGTTTCATGCAACGCCAAATATATTCACACTCCTACTCACCTCTACCCCACCCCCCGCCGGCCTCACCCcctaccacccccaccccattccCTCCCCTCTCCATCTCCAATACTGCACTTTCCTCTGATCTCCACGTGAATTTCTCATGGACATCACTATCACAGCGAATTCAATGTTTTTTGCTGCTCTACAAGTAAACGAAAACACTCCACATCGAAGCAATCAAAACTGAACGTTTTCCGGCATCAAAGACGGCACTGTAATTTTCAAGGCACTTTCAAATCTATcaaaaacttattgaattagGCTTATACAAAAGTTATTTTCAAAAGAGTGGAATCTCATGGCAAGAACCTATACACTTTGCAGAACTCAGTGTTTTGAACCTATACTTCCTGTAGGTACAATATAATAACGATAAATCAGTCGAGACTCCAGACACAAAAGACTTGTGTCAAGATGCCCTGTTGGTATTGattcaagggcggatcaattcactttggaggcgggggggggggggggggggttacaaaatgactgcgaagatacaagttgacggcgccgaaggcgcctaagactctaggggggtccgggagcatgcccccccggaaatttttttatccaaagaagcaaaatagagctatctggtgcatcctgagccaataaattacctctttttttggggggggggggggttacgtaacccgtgtaacccccccagatccgccctgtTGATTTATAGTTACATAGGTGTCGCCATTCAAAAGTTAATTACAGTGAAAAAATGCATCCATGCCCAGAAAATCAGTCAGCAAACGGAGGGGGTCGTTCTTAGGAGGGGTCGTCACGGGATGTtccgtagaggttacatgccgaatCTCAGTGAATAACttagaccattatttttaatattcgctgaaactcggcatgtaacctctacatattacACATATTGAGCAAACTGGGGTTAACCCTCACAAGTGTGCCGTCAATGTGTTGTGTTCTTTTTAAGGATTAAATGcaataaaataacaacaaaaaaagcgATTCTTAAAAGGGACTTGTAAGCACAAAAGCTCCAAGGCACACACCAAATGTATACAACAAACTTTTGTGTTGAAGGCATACAAcaaactgtttttgttttttggcggCAACACAGTAACAAATACACCTCTTGTGTCGTAGAAGATCACATTCAAACATGCAGTATCAGTAAATAGGCCTTTCACTTTCTTGCGTTGACCGTTTCACTTTATCACACACCGCTTTGACTATCCATCCGCCTACTCACCACCACCCCTCCCACCCTCTCCCGCTTCCATCACCTTCCCTCTTCCCGGCCCTCCCTTCCGAGTGATCACATGTCTATTGTATGTCAAGAATGCACAATACTTGAATTCAATGTTATACTAAACTCTCAGCAGCAAAAGGAAGGAAATACGAGATCATCAGCAACGGTATAGAATTGTCGCACTGATAAAATGTGATCAATGTTGGAAAAAAAGGTCAAACACATAACAAATGCACGAAAGGGAATTAATGTATAggttgtggtgtgtggtgtgtgtgtttgtggtcgctctctctctctctctctctctctctctctctctctctctctctctctctctctctctctctctctctctctctctctctctctctctctctctctctctctcacacacacacgcacacgcacacgcacacacacattcactttcAATGATGTGAGCATATTTCTCGGAGGAATACCTTCGAGAAGACAATATCCATTTAAAAGATGTTATGTTAAGTTTGGCCATTGTGTTCATTTCAAAATTAAGAAGTGATCTTAATGAGCTTCAGCGGCAGCGAAGAAAAAAGCACACGAATTTGAACTACATCGTACAGTGCACTATCTAATAATGTCCAACTTTCATCACAGCAATATCCGACCCCTCATtgaaatatatatatgcaaaagAAATACATTGAACTAAtattaactctctctctctctctctctctctctctctctctctccagggccggacccaggggggggggggggggttccaggggttcccgAACctcacccctggaaaaagcatgtaccttgctttgacttttactagttttagcaccaaaacaatgctgctcttaaccctcaaaacaagacccagaatgcaccagattgcacagattttaaccgtttttcaaaaattttccgggggagcatacccccgaacccccctagttcgcgcgcctgctttgcaggcgcgcgcttgtggcttcgccacttcgctgatttgcccccccccccccaaaaggaggaaccccccccttacaactcatttggtccggccctgctctctctctctctctctctctctctctctctctctctctctctctctctctctctctctctctctctctgtgtctgtgagtgtgtgcgcgcgcgtgcgcatgACGAAGTACTGTTAGCTTCCTGAAGTTACACATATTATTGACGTTAGTAATGATCTCCCCTACTTCATCATCTAAACAGTATACTGAATCAACgattaaaaaaatcaaacaaacaaaatcatcaaATGTAAGCAACTGCGCCGAAACCAATATCGTAAGTTtcagaaacaaaaattgaaaGAGCACAGTCCGATTGCAGTAAGCAGTAAAACCAAGAACGTCTAAAAAATAAACTAGTCACGTGTAACTTGCTTACTGATACTGATTTCGACTGAACTAAACTGAATGAGAATAAGATCTGAACAGACGTTGCTGAACCGAACTGTCTAAACTACCCAACTTGAACTGCATTGAACTGAAATGTCAAAATTGGTCGATCTGAACTGCGTTGAAACAACCCTGTGTTCAAAAATAACAAACTACCTTCTGCCAGTCATTTTGTGTCACGGGCGGTCACAAAGTAATAGACGAAGTCCAGAAATAAATCTGTCGGGGTTGTAcgcgttgtgaaagagtgaacacttgTTTTACAATACTTTTGCAAGCTTTCCACACGTGTTCCTtgtccacatgtttcagacaaacccctcgctagtgactgccCCGTAATGTCATGTGGGAAAGTTGGACTCcataaaagcaagggcattcactctttcacaacccatacaaacccgacagagttatttcccatcaTCGTCCGTTGCCTGTCACACAGTCCGTGGTAGCTTGTCACATAATTGTAAAATAGTGCTAAGTCACTGTATTAGCATGGTGGGTCGCCGTTATCCGGGGCGTTGCTAGGATTTATTTTCCGCGACAAATTTGCCAAAAAATGTTTTGGCAATTTTCGAAAGTTTAAGGCAGTTCTAGGCACCTTGTTTTACACCCTGTGAAAAAGTTCGGCAGGTGTGCCAAAATCACGGCAAACTTTTCGGCGGAGATTCGAGAGAAATGTTGGCGTTTTGTCGACTGCTCTCGCTAAATGATATCCCTGCTAGATTGCTTGTCGCGTGTGTAGTCACTAACTACAACTATTAGCTTAGTGCATCGCAGTCTGTCGCAAAATCCGCTGTTGCAGCCGTTTGCCACAAACCCTTCTGCCGTGTCACAAAACAGCCTGGGTGAACTGAAATGTCTAGCACTGCAATGTTGGTCCGACTTGCTGGCATCAAACAAAAATCTACACCGTAATCACAGTCACTTTTTTGGCAGATTTCCTGTCTTGTTCAACACTTTCAGTGGGCGCAGCCAACTCCCGCGCATTCGCAGCGTCTGATCTGGAAACCCGAGACCGCGGTTGCAGGAGACTACTAACTCTTCGGAGGTTTTCGGCGTATTCATCACGATCTCCTGTGGTGGTGGACAGTCCGGAGCTTGTCGAAGCATCTCTCACAGACTCAGAGCGGCGTCGGTGGCGATCTTCCGCTGAAGCATGTCTGGCAGAGTGATTTCCACCGACTGACCTGACGCGGGACACACGTTTAGTGTGATTCCTGCGATCACCTGGTGGAGTTTGAGATCTTTTGCCTGAAGAACGGCTATCCTCAGGACCGCCGTCAGGTGTTGTTCCACCAAAGGATGTGTTGTGATCGTATCTCTCTTCTTCTGAAGGAAACACTGCACTGTTCTCAGGATTCGACGCGCGTTGACGTCGGTATGGGTTGTTCTGTGGTGACCTAGTTTCCGGTTCTAGGTCATAGTCCTCTCTGTCCCTGGAAGAACCATCGGGCGACACGTGCTGATGAGCTCTCCTAGGACTTGTGTCTGTTGGTGATCCTCCTGAGCGCAGTGCGTGTGGCTTTCGTGCACCACTGGTCAGTTCTTCAGGCAAGAACTTGGGTCTGGGGATCCAGTGACCAGCACGGCTATGCTTCCAGTCTTCGTCCTCCGATGCACTGTCACGTCTCGGTTCGCTGGAGCTCTCTGCGCTTTCCTCCCCACGCAGCTGTCTTCGTCGTGCGCTCGACGCTCTTCCGTTCTCGTCCGAGCGTCCGCTGTTTCTGTCGGAGCGGTTCCGATCACCTGACGGCCGTGCGATTAATACGGGGTCTTCTGAGGATGTCTGCGATGAAAATGAGCGTGGTGTGTCTCGTGGGTCTGAGCTATCGCTGTTCCTGTCCATGTCGGCTATCAGCTGCATCACCACGCTCATGTCCAGGTCGTCAGGGACTGCTCCTGGGATGGGAGTAGGGGCTCTCTCTTCTCCTCCGTCCAGAACCTCGCCTCGTGGCGTGTGGGCGACGTGTTCCAGTGTCGGCGTGTGGGCGCTGTGCTCGCTTCTGGGTGTTCCAGGATCATCTCCGCTCTTGCTAAGCACCAGCCAGTTCTCACCCCCCGCCTCCGTTTCAGGCCCATGGATGTCGTAATCTGCAGCCGAGGCGAGagcgtcgtcatcatcgtcgaaCAGAGATTCATCATCGTCAGGCAGAGGAGCCAGGAGTCGTGGCGGGGACCCTGGGGAGGCCGGGACAAGGCCAGCTCCCCTCTCGCGTTCAATGTCCTCCAGGATCCGCCTCTGGAGCTGGACGTCCACCGCGCCTAGGGGAAAGTCGTCGCTAGAGTCCAGGCTGTCCTCCAGCAGCCTGTTCCGTCTGGTCAGCGTGTCCAGGTAGAGGCGGCCCATGGGCACGTCCCCAAAGGCCTCCAGCAGGCTGGGGTCAATGCCCCCGGACCCGTCGCTGAGGTGCTCCCAGGGAATCACCACCTCAAGCACATCATTGGGCAGCCAGGACGACGACACGCTGCTCGACGTCGAGTTGGACCTCTGCCGCCGGCAGCGAGGCTTGAGTGCCGGAAGCTTGGCCATGACCTTGTCTCGGAAGTCCTTGTCGTTCTTGAGGACGGCGAGACCTCGCAAGGGAATCTTGACACGCGTGCGGCAAAGCGGACAGGGGAAAGTGCGGCGGTGTTCGTTGTGGCTGACAAGGCCCTGCAGACAGGCCAGACAGAAGACGTGGTTGTTGCCGCACGGAACGGTGCAGGGGTCTGTGGGCACGTCCTGGCATACCGCACACTCCTCGTCCCGCCTGCTGCTCTTGCCTCGCTTCTGGcagacaataaacaatatcATTAGGTTttagtatttgtgtgtgtgtgtgtgtgtgtgtgtgtgtgtgtgtgtgtgtgtgtgtgtgtgtgtcagtgtgtgtgtgtcagtttgtgtgtgtgtgtgtgtgtgtgtgtgtgtgtgtgtgtgtgtgtgtgtgtgtgtgtgtgtgtgtgtgtgtgtgtgtgttttatgtcgACTGAACGCGTGGAGCAgaggaaagagaagaagaagaagacaaaagtcTGACAAATGAGAACGAGACCATGGAAAGAAAGAACCACACAAACACGAAAGCAAAGCCACAACCATAGGACATTTAACAAAACCATCCCGTTCGAAGTACAGTCGATGAATTTAGGAATCTACCATGAAAACACAGCTACACTATAGCCATCGATGCTggttttaaacacacacacacacacgctaccccccccccccacacacacacacacacacacacacacacacacacactcactcacatacaAGCACACTTTTAGTAAGAGAATACCGATATTTTCGTACCTGCTTCGGCGCTGATTTCATTTTCCGTATGTGGGCGTGCGTGAGTTATGTgatttaatttgtgtgtgttcctgtacgcgcgcgtgtgtgtcagtgtgtgtgtctgtgtgtgtttgtgtctatgtcaaGTTATTTTGGGAACAGTTTCCTTGACTTTGGTACCCGGTGTAGTATCCCGTTTAGTCCCCCCTCTGAAAAGGACCTCCGGGGATTTTCAGAGCTAAAAAGGGCCCCCGGGGGACTTTTTCAGCTCTAAAAAGGTCCGCCTTTACCGATCAAGCCTCGTTTTCGATTGGCCGCCCTACAGCAATTTTGGCACCCCCTCGCATCCCAGatagtctccccccccccccccctttttttttccaaagcaATTTCGGGCTAATTATTACACTGTATCATCACGTGGCCCAGATGTCCACTGGGAGAAAATTGAGTCAAAAAACAATTACATATAAACTTCGACCCATAGATCTATACTCGGGGACCATGTCCATGACTTCGACCGCTTCGCAACGCCTTTGTGACATCGGATAGTGACGTCACTTTGTTCTAAACTTAAAgttgattcaagatggacgacagCTTGTTTGCTGAAATTGCAAACTACAAACGCGATAAAACTAAATGTTGAGAAGTTGAAAGTGGGAGATGAAAGTAAACACCCAAAGTAAGATGTAGTACTGCGGAGCCGCAGTCAAAAAGGGGGCGGGGAGGACTTTTTCAAAGGGGAGACCATCTTGgatgcgaggggggggggggggcaaaattGTTGTAGGGGGGCCAATCAGCAAgacagcaagaccgtatactcgtagcatcgtcagtccaccgctcgtggcaaaggcagtgaaattgacaagaagagcggggtagtagttgcgctgagaaggatagcacgcttttctgcacctctcttcgCTCTAACTCTCCGAGCGTGccttcaatccaaacatatcacaccCATACGTCCCTGGAATCAGGGACCAACAAGGaacaagatgaaagtgtttttaaattgatttcaaaaatccAACCTTGATCATAATTTCTACATCTCCAACACTCAGAGCCGTCTCCAATCCAAACACAACACACCTATATGTCCccggaatcagaaaatgacgaagaacaagatgaacgtaaatttggatcgcccccaaaaaaaccttttttttttacaattttcagattttcaatgaccaaagtcataaatcaaTCCTCAAGCCACCATgccgaaatgcaataccgaagtccggcctttgtcgaagattgcctggccaaaatttcaatcaactcGATTGAAAAactagggtgtgacagtgccgcctcaacccccacaaaaagccggacatgacgtcatcaaagacatccatcgaaaaaaagaaaaccacgTCCGGGGACACCActcccaggaagtctcatgtcaaatttcacaaagatcggtccagcagtctAGTccgaatcgctccacacacacacacagacagacagacacacacacacacacaccaatcgaAAACGAGGCTTGATCGGTAAAGGCGGACCTTTTCACAGCTGAAAAAGTCCCCCGGAGGCCTTTTTCAGAGGGGGGACTAAACAAGATGCTTCACTGACcggattctttttcttttgaggATCCCAGGCAGTGGATATTATGCAAAATGTGGAATGCAAATGGCGGCTGCTGTTTCCTTATTGGCCGGTTAAATAATTATTCAAAAGGAAATTATTGAATTACACTCTACTATGTAAACAGATAAGCATACGAAAAAGCAGTTATGTAAGCATAGGCCTACgataagaaaaacaagtcgcgtaaggcgaaattactacatttagtcaagctgtcgaactcacggaatgaaactgaacgcactgcattttttcaccaagacaatacagcttcgtcaattgccgcgagaaggaaatcgctcacgtGCAAAATGGAGTGAAATAGACAAgcaagaatagcgcggtagcgtattgcgctaagaaggaaagggcgcttttctgtattcttgttaactttctgagcttgttctgaatacaacatatcatatctatatgtttttgtaatgtggaaataataaagaataagatatcatttttggatcgatttcatAAATTTTAATTGTAgtattaattaatctattttcgttaattgtgatcacattttaagagtaaacatgatatatgtatacatttttagattcagaatttgatgaagaatacgatgcaatcaattttaaatctgtttgcgagaatttgattttaatgacaactttaatgagcaaactcataaattattttttaagccttaaagctgaaatacaataccaaagtccgggctttgtcgaagattacttgaccaaaatttcaaccaatttggttgaacaatgagagcgtgacagtgcctcctcaactttcacaaaaagccggatatgacgtcattaaagacattaaTCCAAACCATGAAAAAACCGGGTagagatatcatactcaggaaccctcatgtcaagtttcatgaagatcggtccagtagtttctcggaatcgcgttatacacacacacacacacacacacacacacacacacacacacacacacacacacacacacacatacaccacaccctcgtctcgattccccgtctatgtaaaaacatttagtcaaaaattgactaaatgtaaaaacgatttCCTAAATGTAAACAGTTTGTAACTGTTGATTCGTGACAAACTGATttatgtgtaaaaaaaaaacagccagCCCATTTGTATTCATTTGATAAAAACATACACAGTTAGGGTCCTCATAAACACAACAATATCAAGATGGCGgagaaatcgatttagaaaccaACACTGACAACAGTCAATACTGCCATACTAGCATGAAAACCTGTTAAACATATCGCGACGTACCCCTTAAAAAAGTCCAACAAAATATACAAGGAAGGTGTAACTGTTTCTTCAAAACCACTGCATTGGCGAACCACGACCTTGAATATCAACTTGCCCGACCTCATAAACCCCAGCTGAATTCTACTGCACGGGCCATGAATAGCAAACCTGTTCAATGAGAAATTGTATAGGACTCTCGAAAATTCAGCTTGAGTAATACAGCTCCGTTATTCATGTTGTATTGGCAATGAAAAGGCAGATTGAGCAATGCTTGTAATGCAACAGAGTACATGTGTAGAGCAAAAGGGACACTATGTCTTAATGTCAGTTTAATATCTACTGCGTAGGCCTatttattgatggccgcaggagccaccacccccccccccccccctccccatctcagttgtaatttgtaaatgaggttttcagccttcaatccactatttaacatagtaagtaagtcaagcttttcaaaccttactaataattgctttgatgttttgctgatgttcagtttattatttaataaagatctcatggttcacaatttgatattgttttttcaaaaacttgcgtgtgttccatttcaaactaacctcaatgtgaactccattattactgtcacatctgttttacaaattacacccataatcccaaccaacgcgcaaacacacacacacaccacaactacacacatatgtactcgttaccattagccaacaCTCGTCACAACACTAATAGACTACGAAACAATCTCTTCGATCATCTCTGCGCTGAGTCGGTCACACTTTTGCTCACCCCTGCCAACAATCTCAAACCGTAACAGCACAGAATATCGTCCATACCGGCAACCAATTATTACCATGTCCCAAATAGTATTGTATCTCGTTGGTTAAACACATCACAATCTTACAACCACCACAACGAAGAccaaacatcaaaaacaaaatttacattgtATTTGTAACACCCTCTTCATGACGCTTTCATCACAACGATCACAAGAATTAACATGCACCATGCGCCTTGCTCTTAAAGTTGCATAACCAACAACCCATGACCGCCAAACCGTCTCCTCTCtctaacagcaaaactagtgtgaaacataagtaatcaatttatccacttgactatattcacaacagggaccgtcctatcactcttctttgcatgtttttatgcctacggattttcaaatactctgcaacacatgtcacccaaattcaacatgtgcccgtacaataccgcttcttttatgaaaacattgcttcggccatgttgattttaatcaaccaattttcttgtcttATCCTTGTAGTTGGCTTATTGATCCTGTTCGGCACATcgagggtgagtgtgtgtggaggAGTAGGGGGAATCGAGGGGGTACCCTTGGCGCGcccgcgtgtatgtgtgtttgtctgcctctctatctctttcgtTTCgaccccgacccccccccccccccccccccatatgcGAACGGGCCAATGGCCTCGCAGTAAACCGCAATTATTGAGTTCTAAgttatcgctctctctctctctctctttctctcaggctctctctctctctctctctctctctctctctctctctctctctctctctctctctctctctctgtcaatccTAGCAAATATCCGAAGCGTAAAGTACTGGTTGAGACTTAACTGTATGCCGGATTCGAGATATGCAAAGATGTCATACATCatgttaaaaaacgcagttgaaaggggaaaacagaattgggtctca is part of the Littorina saxatilis isolate snail1 linkage group LG15, US_GU_Lsax_2.0, whole genome shotgun sequence genome and harbors:
- the LOC138949116 gene encoding dentin sialophosphoprotein-like; protein product: MSLFRKLAFCSKPSKKRGKSSRRDEECAVCQDVPTDPCTVPCGNNHVFCLACLQGLVSHNEHRRTFPCPLCRTRVKIPLRGLAVLKNDKDFRDKVMAKLPALKPRCRRQRSNSTSSSVSSSWLPNDVLEVVIPWEHLSDGSGGIDPSLLEAFGDVPMGRLYLDTLTRRNRLLEDSLDSSDDFPLGAVDVQLQRRILEDIERERGAGLVPASPGSPPRLLAPLPDDDESLFDDDDDALASAADYDIHGPETEAGGENWLVLSKSGDDPGTPRSEHSAHTPTLEHVAHTPRGEVLDGGEERAPTPIPGAVPDDLDMSVVMQLIADMDRNSDSSDPRDTPRSFSSQTSSEDPVLIARPSGDRNRSDRNSGRSDENGRASSARRRQLRGEESAESSSEPRRDSASEDEDWKHSRAGHWIPRPKFLPEELTSGARKPHALRSGGSPTDTSPRRAHQHVSPDGSSRDREDYDLEPETRSPQNNPYRRQRASNPENSAVFPSEEERYDHNTSFGGTTPDGGPEDSRSSGKRSQTPPGDRRNHTKRVSRVRSVGGNHSARHASAEDRHRRRSESVRDASTSSGLSTTTGDRDEYAENLRRVSSLLQPRSRVSRSDAANARELAAPTESVEQDRKSAKKVTVITV